Part of the Macrobrachium rosenbergii isolate ZJJX-2024 chromosome 2, ASM4041242v1, whole genome shotgun sequence genome is shown below.
TCGTCTTTTGTTAATATCGATTCGTTACGCTTGGCTTATTTCTTCTAAAAGACTTTTTGTGGCAACGACTTACCATTAAATTTCAAAAGTCAGAGgtcaataaataatatttcttataaaatgaaGACCCTGATGATGTTATGCATCATTACTGTCACCTATTATTTTCCCCTTTGAAATATAACCTTTGGAGAGTGAATATTGGCGCAGCAAGATCATTTAGTCATCTACAAAGAGAATAGGATACTGAAAAGTAAATCGATTGATAACGCTTGGCTTAtttcaaaaaatacttttttacgatgttaaaattaaatttaaaaaatcataggtcaataaatatatatatatatagaatatatatatgttatgcatatatatatatatatatatatatatatatatatatataaatatacatacacacatcacacagtcatcacacaacatatatacatatatatatatatatatatgataatatatatatcaataatatatatatatatatatatatatataatatatatatatatatatatatatatatatatatatatatatatatatacacacacacacacacacacatacatatatatatatatatatatataaatatatatatatatatatatatatatatatatatatatatatatatatatacatatacatatacacatatatatatatatatatatatatatatatatatatatatatatatatatatatatatatatatatatgtcttcctACTAAATCATTGAATGATTATCACGTTTCTCATTTGTCTTTtgttaatatcaaataaaaacaagtaaaaattgcgccgaagtttcttcggcgcaattgagttttctgtacagtcgctacagcgtataattaaggccaccgaaaatagatctatctttcggtgatctcggcccatgaaacttaaaccacgacccggtggtggtctgttcaatatcgttgtcagacgcaccattatgacaaactttaaccttaaataaaattaaaactactaaggctagaggtcagcaatttggtatgtttgatgattggagggtggatgatcaacataccaatttgcagctctctagccttagtagtgtttaagacctgagggcggacggaaaaagtggggacggacagacaaagctggcacaatagttttcttttaaagaaaactaaaaagtagattGTTTCATTCTTCAGCTGTTGAAAGTTATACTGATTCTCAAAAAGTTAACCTACTCTCTGCCATcagataaataatttcattattttttcgctTTATAATTCTCCCTTTTCTCGTTGCATTAACATCGGCAACCTGATATCTATTCATTAtgcttggcatttttttttttttttagattttttgttgtGACGACGTACCATGAAGTTTCAAAAGTCAAAGGTCACagaataatatttcttatattaagAAGACCCTGATGATGTTATGCATCATTACTGTCACCTATTATTTTCTCCGTTTGAAAAATAACCTCGGCAAGCGAATATTGACGAAGCGAGGTCGTATAGTCATGTATAAAAAGAATAGGGTACCGAAAAGTAAAGATTTATAaagaacgaataaaataaattatgaaaatgctcaaaacaaatttaaacaatactggacatatatatatatatatatatatatatatatatatatatatatatatatatatatatatatatatactgtatatatgtaaatatatatatatatatatatatatatatatatatatatatatatatatatatatatatatatatatatatatatatatatatatatatatatatatatatatatatatatatatatatatatatatatatatatatatatatatatatatatatatatatatatatatatatatatatatatatatatatatatatatatatatatatatatatatatatatatatatatatatatatatatatatatatatatatatatatatatatatatatatataagcccttctCAGTCCTTGTAAGAGTTCCCTGGAGTCTGATGCGACTAGTTGCAGGACGCCATGATAGGACCGGTCAAtggtcatcttctctcagacttAGAGGAAATATTCCTCCCCCAGAAATCCCCCAAAAAGTTCCTTGGGACAtagcgtcaccttacctggcaccgattggctgataggcctaagaaGAAGCGCCAGAGCCAATCATGTCAAGGAGAGAAGAAATCGGGGGCAGTGAGGTACTTGAGGGCTGGAGAAAGATGCCCAAAGGTTGTCCCTTGGAAAAGGCAGGGCTGTTTTGTAGAAGTTAGGGGAAAGACATGCATCCCCTCGCTGCCTGTGTCGGTTTCCCACTCTGCCTCTAACTCGTGTTTACTGtagattttagtttgcttagatacttgggcccttgtgtaagttctagataatacagatcattgttaaatttgcTCCCTGCatcttatttaagcatgacccatAGTACTGCGGTTGGACTAGTGTAAGTAGACCCCATGAGAGGTCAGGGTCATTTTCTGGTGTCAGatgtgtggggtctgctgcgaagcactaattaatagtaaatatagtGAACTGTATGTCTGTGATTGTGCTAATTCAATAACTGTGGAGTGATATTAATTCaaggaaaataatgtataatacaaGAAGCATGAGATCACAAAGGGCAGACAGTGAtgaagaagacgagagagacaGTAGGGCGGTAGAAATTAGTCCGATAAGGAGTGGGGAGAATAGCGAAATGGACGAAGAAAATGTCATAGCCCTTTTTAGGGCTTACCTGAAGTGGAATTGGCAAGGGGTGGGAACCCGATGAACACGAGTGAAAAGACCAGTAGTACACCGTCGGGGATTCCGAACAGCGGTAGTACAAATAATGATTCTACGTCAGCGGGGAACTGTAGTAGCGGGAATGGAATGATCATTTCTGCTCCATCCAGGATTGCAATGCAACCTCCAGCGCCGGCCGGTGTATTGCCTCACAGTGTGGTGATGAAACTTCCCGTGCCGGTATTGCACATCCTCGACTTTGATAACTTGAGGCCAAAAGAGGGCTTCGTGTCGATCGAAGCTTTCGTTAACAGTGTCGAAGAAGCCACAAGCTGTTGGACCAATGCCCAGAGAATTGCACAGACCACCGCAAAGATGACTGGGTCTGCAGCAAGCTGCTAAGGTTATGGAAGCAGAAACCGAAGGATTGGGAATCGTTCAGACGAGGCCTTATACTATGCTTCGCCCTACAAAAAGTGGCCAGATGGGAGATGTGGGCCAGCTATTCTCCAGAATTACGAGTGGGGGAGAGTATCGCTGAGTACATTGCCAGACTGTTGGCTGACTATGAAAGTTTGGCCTCGGATGCAGAGCAGACAGAGGAGGACAGTGAGAGATTCTGCAAACAGATGTTGGTGAGGACTCTATCCCCTCAGTAGCTGTGCTGCTGCTCGGCCCTGGGCACAGCCCTTGGAGGCTATGATTGACTCAGCCCAGTTGGCATTAGAGCATGAGAGGTGGCTGCAAGCAGAGGGGAGGGCATTGACCTACCCCACACCCATCGTCACCTCCGCCAACCAGTCCGTGATACAAAAGCGAGCTCTTCCAGCCCCAACCAAATCCAGTGGAGTTGGCCCCAGTGCCAAGCGACAAAGGGGGTCCAGGGGAAGGGGGAGCATGGGTACGGCAGGGAGACTCTGCTGGCAGTGCGGGAGAAAGGGCCACATGCGGGCCCAATGCCTATTGTATGGTCAAAAGTATTGTTTTAGATGTAGTGCCACCTACCATCTAGATAGGGAGTGTACAAAAAACGACATTGCATCAAATGGCGTGCTCTGCTCCCTCCCTCGAGAGGAAGGGGAATGCGCCTGGGAAGGAGAATGCGtctgggaaagggaggaagatgtaTACCCGCGAACATCCTCCCTCCGATACCCCAAGGGCCAGTGGCAGCGGGGGccacaaaagaagaagagggtCTAGTGGGAGCAGTGCCACCCCCTGCCAGCAAGTAGCTGGGAGTCTTCCCCTGCCAGTGAGAGCTCCCACTGCCCAAGGGGTTTGTGTACCTGTGGAGGGAACAGAACAGAcgtcccccaccccttctcctctctcgggagtggagattcagttcctgttcttGAAGTAGGAATTGGAACGGGAACATACCATGCCTTGTTGGACAGTGGAGCTTGTGTTTCGTTGATAGAGGAACGCTTAGTGATGGGCGCTATTATGGCATCGAAAGGATGTCTGTTGTTAAACACTGTGAGTGGTCATCAGGTAATGATCCAGCACATTGTCAACCAGTAGATTTCCCTAGGTGGCTAAGTCTTGACTCACAAATTCCATGTTGTACCGACAACTCACACGGAAGGAATTCCCATTATTTTGGGAATTGGCTTCGTGCGAGAGCATAAGGTGGCTCTCTATGGGGTCAACATAGGGTGAGTGGAAGTGTCAATGCCACTGGGAACTGGGCAGTACCAAAACTTTCTGTCTTGGGTGAGAGGAGATGGCGTGTCAAGGTGGCCCGGGCATCCAAGGAGGACACAGGAGTGGTACCTGCTAGCCCTGAGGTAGGGGAGGTAATTCCTCCCTCCCATCTCTATTCCCTTCCTGTTGTCCCAGCGCATAAGTTAGAAGAAGGTACACTTGTATATATTAATCCCCATATAAAGTGGGCAGACTTCATGCTGCCAGGAGTCGCTACCATCGTCAATGGGAAGGCGAATGTACCTTTTATTAATGTAAGTAGTAATGGGTTAGAATTAAGCAGTGAgtctctttgtgatttagaagtaTGCACCCTTGTAACAGCTGATAACGCAGTGTGGACCTTGACTACACAGAGTCAAGGTCGCAGCAGACCACGACTTAGAAGGCTACTGCAAACAGCTGCCAAAGCAACACCTTTAAATTACCGCAGATGTGTAGGAGACATAATTAGGGAATACCAAGATGTGATAGCAACTGGAGATGAGCCCCCCGGGAGAATTAATAAGTTACCTTTTAGAACAGAGACGGGAGATCACCCACCTATTTGAACAAAGCCTTACAGAACTCCTGCATGTCACGAACAATTAATCGATGAAACAATTAATCAATTGCAAGAACAGGGTATTATTCACAAAAGCAAATCTCCTTGGGCTTCTCCAATCATTTTGgttaagaagaaagatggctcTCAGGTTGTGTCTTGATTATAGGCGACTGAATGCCATTACAAAAGGTAATGCCTACCCATTGCCCTCAATCGAAGAGCTTTTGCTTAAAGTAAGGGAGAGTAAATTTTTCGCCATGCTGGATCTCAAGTCGGGTTaccatcaaattcccttagatgatgagagtaaagagaaaatgGCCTTTATAGCGAATAATcggctatttgaatataatttccttccttttggattaaagaatgctcCGGCTCATTTTTCACGAGTAATGATGTCACTTTAGCTTCTATATTAGGCCATGGAGTTTTTGTATACCTAGATGATATCATTGAAATTGGTGCCACAGCAGAGGAGCATATGGCTAACTTGTTAGAGGTTTTAGAAGCGTTAAGGCCCATGGCATGAAAATTAAcctagataaatataaattttttcaggCTGAAGTGGAATTTCTTTTGCCAATAAAGTCTTAGCAATTAAAGAACTTCCACAGCCTAAACATGCGAAGGATGTAGCCAGCTTCCTCAAACTCACAGGATATTACCATAAATTCATTAAGAACTTTGGCCAGATAGCGAGACCATTAGATGCATTAAGGAAGTGACCTGATTtccagtggggtgagaaggaacaagatgcttttcagaagttaaaagatgcccttgtgaGCGACGAACTCTTGACTTATCCAAGGTTCGATCGACCATTTATTGTGACCACAGACGCGAGTGATATTGCAGTAGGAGGAGTAATATCTCAGATAGACAATGAAGGTAATTAGAGAccagtttgttttgcatcacaagcattaaaaggggcagagagaaattatagtactttcGATCGAGAGTCTTTGGCAGCCCTGTGGTTGCTGGAGAGACACAGCTATCTTTTATTGGGacataaagtaaagattttcacagatcacAGACCGTTAACTTACCTATTTAAGAAGAGCTCGTTGGATCGAGCAAATTCTAGAGTTTGATGTTATAAATATAGAgcatattccaggcaaaagtaataggGTGGcggatgctctctccaggaacgTCATAGGAGTAACAACACGTGCTGCAAAGCGCAAGgaagaatgacaaaagaaatcTCATAACATTGATGGCACAGGTGGTGCTGGCACTGGTACCAGCAGTGTTACGACAAATGCTAACAATGACAGTCAATCAGATGGGAGTGCGGAGCATAGAAAACAGGGATCTCATGGGCACTCACAGATAAGTGGGTGTGGCTGGGGTGACAGCAGATTGAATGCAAGGGTGACAGCAGGTTGAATGCAAGTGAAACTCCAACTGGGGGAGTCCCAAGTAAATGCCCAGAGTATGagagtgtggttgatttttgtggttggagtgtgtGAGAGTTGGTTGAGAGTCAGGGTTCTGAAGCCTGGATTAACCAAATCAAGGCCTGTGTGAGAGGTGAGAGCAGTGAGTTCCCAAGTTCTGTGCATTTGCGGAAGGATGTGTTCTTCACTGAAGGAGACATCTTGTTTTGCAGATATGAGAAAAGGCCCGATGATATCCGAGCCCGAGCTATCCTTCCTCAAGCTTTAATAGAGAGAGCCATGCACATGATCCATGTAAACCCTTATGCTGGGCATGTAGGTATAGAGAGATCTCTTAGAAGAGCCTGTGAGCACTTCGTTTGGGTTAGCATGCGTAAGGACATAGCTAGATTTGTAAGAAGTTGTCATGTGtataatacaatgaaaagtcaCAGACATGTGGTACAGAAGGCCTGATTGTGGCCTGTGGTGTCTGTGAAATGGGATAGAGTACATATGGATGTGGTCGGACCCCTGCCTTTTGGGCAAGGACAACccaaatacatttgtgtgttcGTGGATGTGTTCACACAGttcacacacgtgtgtgcgaTGGAGAATAAGATGGCAGGTGAAGTGGCTAAGGCGTTATGTTCCCTCGTGTGTCAGTTCGAGTGTCCCAGGATGTTGGTCAGTGACAATGTATGTGAATTCATCAATGAGGTGATCCATGAGTTTACGGCTCTAATGCAAATAAGGCATGTCACCATCGCAGCTTATCGACCGCCAGCCAATGGGCTAGTTGAGTTTCATAATCATGAAGTGATAAATATCTTAAGATACCTAATTGAGGATCACCCGACTTCATGGCAGTCTCTGCTGCAGACGGCTGAGCTGGTCATTAACACCGATTATAACAGCTCGACTAGGGCCACCCCCTATTTCCTGATGTTCAGGCAGGATATTCGACTACCGTACTCGATGGTCTTGGACCCCCAACAGATCCCACTCTACACAGTAGTACAGTACCGGATTTGGTTTTGTAACATGACCCAACAAGTGCATCAAACTGACAAGCGAGtgctgttgagggccaatgaaaagtatcggGTGCGGTACGATAAACACTTCCCCGCACATGATTCCCCAATCCAGGTAGGGGATAGAATCTATCTGAGGAGAAAGCAACTGCCGAAGCACAAGCTCGAACCGGCTTATACGGGACCATATGTGAAAGAGATCTAAAACACCACTGCGGTTATTCAGCATATCTGCACTGGGGCCGTAAGCGAGCAACACTTGTCACACTTGCGTGCAGTGCTTGAGGACAGTCTAATGTTCCACACCAACAAACCGGTACCCCCTACCCGGGACTGGCTTGGTATTTAGGAGAAGAGCCAGTGGAACCCTCAAGCACGCGGGTGGGGCCACGCTGACCGTGCAAGAGCTTGCCCATGAGTCCGTGTCATAAGTAAATGCTATTGCAAAGTGAATGAGAGGGGTCAGcgatcaaaatttgtaattgtctTCCCGTGTCCTTACCTTGAAATCAGAGATATATGAAGAgttttaatgttatgatgtttcttgttttgtttttttatttttgcaattattttgaGTGTCAATGTCATTGCCTGTATATCATATtcctgtgttttaattttttttttaaattgtggttgtgttaattttgtttttccaacttttttttttatgctttaattttttgttgttgttgctccttGATTTGTGTTTAAAAATATGCCAACCTAGATGTCGCattttctgtaagatttcttttgtGTTACATCCGCACAGGTGCTGGAATTTTTGTGCAAGATTCATGATTTTTCGTTAATATTATTGGGTGTGGTTTGGTTGTCTTAAAGTTAAATTGATgctatgaaattatgttttttttttttatttcgctgcttttatattatgttgttgtgccgaaattttcaaattattgtttttttttgtgtccagTTCTTTCAGGAAAATTTTGTACATTAGCAAGATGCAATGTGATTATAAATGTGATGCCATATTGTCATGATTGCCAATGCAgcgataaaatgtattattttcttgttattgttatgatcaccatttttttttaaataggagtgcaggacttgatcttttgaaaacttttttttgtgggggggactGCTCTGTTTCCAGGAGAGGGTGAGGTTGGTTGGTTGATTtcactaaacagaaaaaaaagaaaataaaaataaatgagtaaataagagacaaaaataatttacagtttttttttttgtgttggttgTAACACGTTTTCCATTCACTTGTAATTCTGGTTTGTACACGCGTCAGCTGGCCCACTTACAGATAGttcattttaattagttaagTCAGTAACCGTGAGAGACGAGGCTCGTGGCCGGATCCGGGGAGAGTGGCGGCAGCTTTGCCAGGACGCAAAGGACTTGGGAGGGGAGTGCTAAGCCCTTCTCGGTCCTTGTAAGAATTCCCCGGAGTCCTGATTAGTCGCAGGACGCCATGACAGAGCTGGTCAACGGTTATCTTCTCTCAGACATAGAGGAAATCTTCCTCCCCCCAGAAACCCCCAGAAAGTTCGTTGGGATATAGTgtcaccttacctggcaccgattggctgatagaCCTAAGGAGAAGTCCCAGAGCCAATCGTTTCGAGGAGAGAAGAAATCGGTGGCAGTGAGGTACCTGAGGGCTGGAGAAAGATACCCAAAGGGCGTCCCTTGGAAAAGACAGAGCGGTTTTGTCGAAGTTAGGGAAAAGACGTGCATCCCCTCGCTGCCTCTAACTCGTGTTTACTGTAGATCTTAGTCTACTTaaatacttgggcccttgtgtaagttctAGATAATAGAGCTCATTCTTAAATTTGCTCCCtatgtcttatttaagcatgacccatAATACTGTAGTCGGACTAGTGTAAGTAGACctagagagtgtatatatatatatatatatatatatatatatatatatatatatatatatatatatatatatatatatatatatatatatatatatgtgtgtgtgtgtgtgtgtgtgtgtgtgtatgtatatatatatatatatatatatatatatatatatatatatatatatatatatatatatatatatatatatatatatatatatatatatatatatatatatatatatatatatatatatatatatatatatatatatatatatatatatattatattataaaatatatatataattaatgctgaaatatatatatatagtgatggtgatgcatatattaaattaaaactgTGATTGGTGAACAACTTATAATAGATATTTGAATTTATCAGCGACAAAAGATATTTAGTTACTCTTTATATTCGAGTTGTTAAGCTTTACCTGGTGCCCAATCCATTGCAAATGAAAGATAATCCCTCCACTGAAAGCTGGGCTTTCCTCATTGGTTCATTGTAGATTCAAGCTTTCGAATTGAAATCGTACCCAAAAAAGTGTGGAATAATATGCAAGCCCTGACTAAGAGGGTCTCGTGAATTTTACAATTACATTCgtctcttgtaaaaaaaaaaaaaggaactagtggattctataaaaatacatgtgtgtgtatatatatatatatatatatatatatatatatatatatatatatatatatatatatatatatatatatatatatatatatatatatatatatatatatatatatatatatatatatatatatatataatatatataattataatagctggataaatacatatatatatatatatatatatatatatatatatatatatatatatatatatatattatatatatatatatatatatatatatatatatatatatatatatatatatatatatatatatatatatatatatatattgtaatatattgttATATCTACCCAAGCATTCCAGCCAccaaaatgcttaatttaaagctggaaaatacaacaatgcattttgggcactgcctccttcatagagccatgccctaccacttGGTCCTGTCTTG
Proteins encoded:
- the LOC136842524 gene encoding uncharacterized protein codes for the protein MAGEVAKALCSLVCQFECPRMLVSDNVCEFINEVIHEFTALMQIRHVTIAAYRPPANGLVEFHNHEVINILRYLIEDHPTSWQSLLQTAELVINTDYNSSTRATPYFLMFRQDIRLPYSMVLDPQQIPLYTVVQYRIWFCNMTQQVHQTDKRVLLRANEKYRVRYDKHFPAHDSPIQHYLKMSTTSRTQQNEDFKFYMSSGKDMGLSGQALREWVQERINDAKVERGAERKAKEEQDSLDKLTKQERERK